The following are encoded together in the Bombus pyrosoma isolate SC7728 linkage group LG17, ASM1482585v1, whole genome shotgun sequence genome:
- the LOC122576942 gene encoding serine/threonine-protein phosphatase 4 catalytic subunit → MADSSDLDRQIEQLKKCEIIKEAEVKALCAKAREILIEESNVQRVDSPVTVCGDIHGQFYDLKELFKVGGDVPETNYLFMGDFVDRGFYSVETFLLLLALKVRYPDRITLIRGNHESRQITQVYGFYDECLRKYGSITVWRYCTEIFDYLSLSAIIDGKIFCVHGGLSPSIQTLDQIRTIDRKQEVPHDGPMCDLLWSDPEDTQGWGVSPRGAGYLFGSDVVAQFNSANDIEMICRAHQLVMEGYKWHFNETVLTVWSAPNYCYRCGNVAAILELNEHLQREFTIFEAAPQESRGIPSKKPQADYFL, encoded by the exons atggcTGATTCCAGTGATTTGGATCGGCAAATAGAACAactaaaaaaatgtgaaatcaTCAAAGAAGCAGAGGTTAAAGCTCTTTGTGCTAAGGCACGTGAAATTCTTATTGAAGAGAGTAACGTACAAAGAGTGGACTCCCCGGTTACt GTATGTGGGGATATTCATGGTCAATTTTATGActtgaaagaattatttaaggTTGGGGGTGATGTTCCAGAGAcaaattatctatttatgGGAGACTTTGTTGACAGAGGGTTTTATAGTGTTGAAACATTCCTTCTACTTTTGgcattaaaa GTTCGTTATCCTGATAGGATTACATTAATAAGAGGAAATCATGAATCTCGACAGATTACACAAGTTTATGGTTTTTACGATGAATGCTTACGCAAATATGGCAGTATTACAGTTTGGCGATATTGTACTGAAATATTTGACTATTTATCTCTTTCCGCTATCAttgatggaaaaatattttgtgttcATGGTGGATTATCTCCAAGTATTCAAACACTTGATCAAATAAGGACTATAGATAGAAAACAAGAA GTGCCACATGATGGTCCAATGTGTGATTTACTTTGGTCAGATCCTGAAGATACTCAAGGTTGGGGAGTTTCGCCACGTGGAGCTGGTTACCTTTTCGGAAGTGATGTTGTAGCACAGTTTAATTCTGCAAATGATATTGAAATGATTTGTAGAGCACATCAATTAGTTATGGAAGGATATAAATGGCACTTTAATGAGACTGTTTTGACTGTTTGGTCAGCACCTAATTACTGCTATag ATGTGGGAATGTTGCTGCaatattagaattaaatgAACACCTTCAGCGAGAATTCACAATATTTGAAGCAGCACCACAGGAAAGTCGAGGAATACCTAGTAAAAAGCCTCAGGCtgattactttttataa